From the genome of Pseudomonas sp. TMP9, one region includes:
- the mobA gene encoding molybdenum cofactor guanylyltransferase MobA, translated as MPDSIPLPRCSVLLLSGGRGQRMGGADKGLLDWQGHPLIAWLHQLVRPLTDDLIISCNRNADYYKAFADRLVTDGAAGFQGPLAGIRAGLQAAHHPYLLVLPCDAPLLDMRVLLALLKLVGEQPVVVSQGGFIEPLFCVIPRAQLANLEVAWQAGERSPQRWLHGLNPLIVEYPAKDPRFANLNTPELLTQR; from the coding sequence ATGCCCGATTCAATCCCTTTACCCAGATGCTCCGTACTCCTGTTATCGGGTGGTCGCGGGCAACGCATGGGCGGCGCCGATAAAGGCTTGCTTGACTGGCAAGGCCACCCGCTGATTGCCTGGTTACATCAACTGGTACGGCCGTTAACTGATGACCTGATCATCTCCTGCAACCGTAACGCCGACTATTACAAGGCTTTCGCTGATCGCTTGGTGACTGATGGCGCAGCAGGCTTTCAAGGCCCGCTGGCGGGCATACGAGCAGGATTGCAGGCCGCACATCACCCATACCTACTGGTTCTTCCGTGCGATGCGCCCCTGCTCGACATGCGAGTGCTCTTGGCCCTGCTCAAATTGGTCGGCGAGCAGCCAGTGGTGGTCAGTCAGGGAGGGTTTATTGAGCCGCTCTTTTGCGTAATCCCTCGCGCGCAATTAGCCAATTTAGAGGTCGCTTGGCAAGCAGGTGAGCGCAGCCCACAACGCTGGTTGCATGGCCTCAATCCACTGATCGTGGAATACCCAGCAAAAGACCCGCGCTTTGCTAACCTCAATACGCCAGAGCTGCTGACGCAGCGGTAA
- a CDS encoding YgdI/YgdR family lipoprotein, translating into MNQRIIPALLLTLGLAALTGCASPTVITLNDGREIQTIDEPSFDEESGFYEFEQLDGKPAKVNKDQVRTVKEL; encoded by the coding sequence ATGAATCAGCGGATTATTCCAGCACTGCTGCTTACCTTGGGCTTGGCTGCGCTGACAGGTTGCGCATCACCTACGGTGATCACGCTTAATGATGGCCGTGAAATCCAGACCATTGATGAGCCAAGCTTTGACGAAGAGTCGGGTTTCTACGAGTTCGAGCAACTCGACGGTAAACCTGCCAAAGTCAACAAAGACCAAGTGCGTACCGTCAAAGAACTGTAA
- a CDS encoding RND family transporter gives MSKHQQQPASFLERLIFNNRPAVILLCLLISVFLFYQAAQVRPQTSFEKMIPLGHPYIQKMLEHRNDLANLGNTVRISVEALDGDIFSKEYMETLRLINDEAFYIPGVDRSGLKSLWSPSVRWTEVTEEGFAGGEVIPQTYDGSAESLEELRSNILKSGQVGRLVANNFKSSIVDLPLLESYADPNDQSKQIPLDYQKFSHELEEKIREKYQLQNPNVKIHIIGFAKKVGDLIDGLFGVAIFFAVAIAITFVLLLWFTHCFKSTLAVVLATLIAVVWQLGLLHTLGFGLDPYSMLVPFLVFAIGISHGVQKINGIAMASGEATDSLSAARMAFRQLFIPGLVALLSDAVGFITLLLIDIGVIRELAIGASMGVAVIILTNLILLPVMISYIGISKKAIKISREDAVREHPFWRFISNCAHPMVAPISVVVAVIALSGGVWYGQNLKIGDLDQGAPELHPDSRYNLDNDFVIRNYSTSSDVLVIMVKTAAEGCSTYPTLSAMDELMWKMENTEGVQSAISMVTVSRQVIKGMNEGNLKWETLSRNQDMLNNSIARADGLYNGDCSVAPVLVFLTDHKAETLTRVVNVAEAFAKENNKEGLEFILAAGNAGIEAATNEVIAASETTMLIAVYAAVSIMCLLTFRSLAATLCVILPLVLTSVLGNALMAYMGIGVKVATLPVIALGVGIGVDYGIYIYSRLETYLRQGLSLQDAYYETLKSTGKAVLFTGVCLAIGVATWIFSAIKFQADMGLMLTFMFLWNMIGAIWLLPALARFLINPEKLRNKA, from the coding sequence ATGAGTAAGCATCAACAACAACCTGCCTCCTTTCTGGAGCGGTTGATTTTCAACAATCGCCCGGCGGTCATTCTGCTGTGCCTGTTGATCAGTGTGTTTCTGTTCTATCAGGCCGCCCAAGTGCGTCCGCAGACCAGCTTCGAGAAGATGATTCCGCTGGGTCATCCGTACATCCAAAAGATGCTTGAGCACCGCAATGATCTGGCTAACCTTGGCAACACCGTGCGTATTTCGGTGGAAGCGTTGGACGGCGATATCTTCAGCAAGGAATACATGGAGACGCTGCGTCTGATCAACGACGAAGCCTTTTATATTCCGGGTGTTGACCGTTCCGGTCTGAAGTCACTGTGGAGCCCCAGCGTGCGCTGGACCGAGGTGACCGAAGAGGGTTTTGCCGGTGGCGAGGTCATTCCGCAAACGTATGATGGTTCTGCGGAGAGTCTTGAAGAGCTGCGCAGTAACATTCTTAAGTCGGGGCAGGTTGGCCGGTTGGTCGCCAACAATTTCAAATCGAGCATTGTCGATTTGCCGTTGCTGGAGTCTTATGCCGACCCGAATGATCAAAGTAAGCAGATCCCGCTGGATTATCAGAAGTTCTCCCACGAGCTGGAAGAGAAGATTCGCGAGAAATACCAATTGCAGAACCCTAACGTCAAAATTCACATCATCGGCTTTGCTAAGAAAGTGGGTGATTTGATCGATGGTCTGTTTGGTGTGGCGATCTTCTTTGCCGTGGCAATTGCTATCACCTTTGTCCTGTTGCTGTGGTTTACCCACTGCTTCAAGAGCACCTTGGCAGTGGTTTTGGCCACGCTTATTGCGGTGGTATGGCAGCTCGGGTTGCTGCATACGTTGGGCTTTGGGCTAGATCCTTACTCAATGTTGGTACCGTTTTTGGTGTTTGCCATTGGTATTTCTCACGGTGTGCAAAAGATCAACGGTATTGCCATGGCGTCTGGCGAAGCGACCGATTCTCTGTCTGCGGCGCGTATGGCCTTCCGTCAACTGTTTATTCCGGGCTTGGTGGCACTCCTGTCGGATGCCGTGGGTTTTATTACCCTGCTGCTGATTGATATTGGTGTGATTCGTGAGTTGGCAATCGGCGCATCCATGGGTGTGGCGGTGATCATTCTGACCAACCTGATCCTGTTGCCCGTGATGATTTCTTACATCGGTATCAGTAAGAAGGCGATCAAGATCAGCCGTGAAGATGCGGTGAGAGAGCATCCGTTCTGGCGCTTTATTTCCAATTGCGCGCACCCCATGGTCGCTCCCATTTCCGTGGTGGTGGCTGTCATTGCTCTATCTGGCGGTGTCTGGTACGGGCAGAACCTGAAGATCGGTGACCTCGATCAAGGTGCACCTGAGCTGCACCCGGATTCGCGTTACAACCTGGATAACGACTTCGTCATCCGTAACTACTCCACCAGTTCCGATGTACTGGTGATCATGGTCAAGACGGCAGCTGAAGGCTGTTCGACTTACCCGACCCTGTCGGCCATGGATGAGTTGATGTGGAAGATGGAGAACACCGAAGGCGTACAGTCGGCCATTTCCATGGTTACCGTATCGCGTCAGGTGATCAAGGGCATGAACGAGGGCAACCTGAAATGGGAAACCTTGTCGCGCAATCAGGACATGCTGAACAATTCCATTGCCCGGGCCGATGGTCTGTACAACGGCGATTGCTCAGTGGCTCCGGTGCTGGTGTTCCTCACCGACCACAAGGCAGAAACACTGACACGTGTGGTTAACGTTGCTGAAGCATTTGCCAAGGAGAACAACAAGGAAGGCTTGGAGTTCATCCTCGCAGCCGGTAACGCAGGTATCGAAGCGGCCACCAACGAGGTGATTGCCGCGTCCGAAACGACCATGTTGATCGCGGTGTATGCAGCCGTAAGCATCATGTGCCTGCTGACATTCCGCTCGCTTGCAGCAACACTTTGCGTGATTTTACCGCTGGTACTGACTTCGGTGCTGGGTAACGCATTGATGGCCTACATGGGCATCGGTGTAAAGGTTGCAACACTGCCGGTAATCGCCTTGGGTGTGGGTATCGGTGTCGACTACGGCATCTATATTTATAGCCGACTCGAAACCTACCTGCGACAGGGTTTGTCGTTGCAGGACGCTTACTACGAGACGCTTAAGTCGACGGGTAAGGCAGTACTGTTTACTGGCGTTTGCTTGGCCATTGGTGTGGCGACTTGGATCTTCTCGGCAATCAAGTTCCAGGCTGATATGGGCTTAATGCTGACCTTTATGTTCCTCTGGAATATGATCGGTGCGATCTGGTTGCTGCCTGCTCTGGCACGCTTCCTGATTAACCCAGAGAAGCTGCGCAACAAGGCTTAA
- the pepN gene encoding aminopeptidase N, which translates to MRTEQPKMIYLKDYQAPDYLIDETHLTFELFEDQTLVHAQLVMRRNPAASSGLSPASLPPLMLDGQELELLSLALDDRELSTGEYQLTDSHLTLQPSAANFVIDSSVRINPQSNTALEGLYKSSGMFCTQCEAEGFRKITYYLDRPDVMSTFTTTLSAPQHDYPILLSNGNPIASGSEDDGRHWATWEDPFKKPAYLFALVAGDLWCVEDSFTTMNNRDVALRIYVEPENIDKCQHAMDSLKKSMKWDEDVYGREYDLDIFMIVAVNDFNMGAMENKGLNIFNSSCVLAKAETATDAAHQRVEAVVAHEYFHNWSGNRVTCRDWFQLSLKEGFTVFRDAEFSADMHSRTVKRIEDVAYLRTHQFAEDAGPMAHPVRPDAFMEISNFYTLTVYEKGSEVVRMIRTLVGAEGFRKGSDLYFDRHDGQAVTCDDFIRAMEEANGIDLTQFKRWYSQAGTPRLDVSESYDAAANSYRLQFRQSCPATPGQAQKLPFVIPVELALMDGQGRELPLQLVGEDAAVGLSRVLQITEAEQAFTFVNLTEQPLPSLLRGFSAPIKLSFPYSRDQLMFLMQYDNDGFNRWEAGQQLSVQMLQELIGQHQRGESLVLDQRLIEAFRTLLADDALDQAMIAEMLSLPGEAYLTQISEVADVVAIHAAREFARQQLADALFDLLWQRYQNNRKDSRNSDYVAQAEHFARRSLQNIALSYLMLSEKAEVLTACLEQFENADNMTERLAALAVLVNSPFEAEKAAALSSFAENFKDNPLVMDQWFSVQAACSLPGALQRVEQLMQHPAFTLKNPNKIRALIGAFAEQNLQGFHQADGSGYRFLADQVITLNALNPQIAARLLAPLTRWAKYASARQAQMKAELQRILASGELSSDVYEVVSKSLVD; encoded by the coding sequence ATGCGCACCGAACAGCCGAAGATGATCTACCTCAAGGATTACCAGGCCCCGGATTATCTGATCGATGAAACGCACCTGACCTTCGAGTTGTTCGAGGATCAGACCTTGGTGCATGCGCAGTTAGTCATGCGCCGCAACCCAGCGGCTAGCAGCGGTTTATCTCCAGCCAGCCTGCCGCCGCTGATGCTGGATGGCCAAGAGCTGGAGCTGCTGTCGCTGGCGTTGGATGACCGCGAGCTGAGCACTGGCGAATATCAGCTGACGGACAGTCACCTGACGCTGCAGCCGTCCGCGGCTAACTTCGTGATCGACAGCAGCGTGCGTATTAATCCGCAGAGCAACACGGCTTTGGAGGGGTTGTACAAATCCAGCGGCATGTTCTGCACCCAATGCGAGGCTGAGGGGTTTCGCAAGATTACCTACTACCTCGATCGCCCGGATGTGATGAGCACGTTCACCACCACCCTCAGCGCGCCTCAGCATGACTACCCGATATTGCTGTCCAACGGCAACCCGATTGCCAGCGGTAGCGAAGACGACGGTCGGCATTGGGCGACTTGGGAAGACCCGTTTAAGAAGCCGGCGTATCTGTTTGCGCTGGTCGCCGGTGACCTTTGGTGTGTGGAAGACAGCTTTACCACCATGAATAACCGTGATGTGGCGCTGCGCATTTATGTCGAGCCGGAAAACATCGACAAATGCCAGCACGCCATGGATAGCCTGAAAAAATCCATGAAGTGGGATGAGGATGTCTACGGGCGTGAGTATGACCTCGACATCTTTATGATCGTCGCGGTTAACGACTTCAATATGGGCGCCATGGAAAATAAGGGCCTGAATATCTTTAATTCCAGCTGCGTGCTGGCAAAAGCCGAAACCGCTACCGATGCCGCGCACCAGCGCGTCGAAGCCGTGGTGGCCCACGAGTATTTCCATAATTGGTCGGGCAACCGCGTGACGTGCCGCGACTGGTTCCAGTTGTCGCTCAAGGAAGGCTTTACCGTATTTCGCGACGCCGAGTTCAGCGCCGACATGCACTCGCGCACGGTCAAGCGTATCGAGGATGTGGCCTACCTGCGCACCCACCAGTTCGCCGAAGACGCCGGCCCAATGGCCCATCCGGTACGACCAGATGCCTTTATGGAAATCTCCAATTTCTACACCCTCACGGTGTATGAAAAAGGCTCGGAAGTGGTGCGCATGATCCGCACCCTGGTCGGCGCAGAAGGCTTCCGCAAAGGCAGCGATCTGTACTTCGACCGCCATGACGGCCAAGCCGTAACCTGCGACGATTTTATCCGCGCGATGGAGGAGGCTAATGGCATTGACCTGACTCAATTCAAGCGTTGGTACAGTCAGGCGGGCACGCCGCGCTTGGATGTCAGCGAAAGTTACGATGCTGCTGCTAACAGCTATCGCCTGCAATTTCGCCAAAGTTGCCCGGCCACCCCTGGGCAGGCGCAGAAATTGCCGTTTGTTATCCCCGTGGAGCTGGCGCTGATGGACGGCCAAGGGCGTGAACTGCCTCTGCAGTTGGTGGGTGAGGACGCTGCGGTTGGGCTCTCGCGCGTGCTGCAGATAACTGAGGCTGAGCAGGCCTTCACCTTTGTCAATCTGACCGAACAGCCGCTGCCATCCTTGCTACGCGGTTTTTCGGCACCGATCAAACTGAGTTTCCCTTACAGCCGTGATCAACTGATGTTCCTCATGCAGTACGACAACGATGGCTTTAATCGTTGGGAGGCTGGCCAGCAACTGTCCGTGCAGATGCTGCAGGAATTGATTGGTCAGCATCAGCGCGGTGAGTCACTGGTGCTTGATCAGCGCCTAATTGAGGCTTTCCGCACCCTGTTGGCGGATGACGCATTGGACCAAGCCATGATCGCTGAGATGCTCTCGCTGCCAGGTGAGGCGTATCTGACTCAAATCAGTGAAGTGGCCGATGTCGTTGCCATCCACGCCGCGCGTGAATTTGCACGTCAGCAATTGGCAGACGCCCTATTTGATCTGCTGTGGCAGCGCTACCAGAACAATCGCAAGGATTCTCGCAACAGCGATTATGTGGCGCAGGCCGAGCATTTTGCTCGTCGCAGCCTGCAGAACATCGCATTGTCCTACCTCATGCTGAGCGAAAAGGCTGAAGTGCTAACGGCATGCTTAGAGCAGTTCGAGAATGCCGACAATATGACCGAGCGTTTGGCTGCCTTGGCTGTGCTGGTCAACTCGCCCTTCGAGGCTGAGAAAGCCGCTGCCTTGAGCAGCTTCGCTGAAAACTTCAAAGACAACCCGTTGGTGATGGATCAGTGGTTCAGCGTGCAGGCGGCCTGTTCTTTGCCCGGCGCGTTGCAGCGAGTCGAGCAACTGATGCAGCACCCTGCGTTTACCCTGAAGAACCCTAATAAGATCCGTGCCTTGATCGGCGCCTTTGCTGAGCAAAACCTGCAGGGCTTTCATCAAGCAGATGGCAGTGGCTACCGCTTCCTCGCGGATCAGGTGATTACCCTCAACGCGCTTAATCCGCAGATTGCTGCACGTCTGCTGGCGCCGCTGACCCGCTGGGCCAAATACGCCAGTGCCCGCCAGGCCCAGATGAAGGCTGAGCTGCAGCGCATTCTGGCCTCGGGCGAGTTGTCCAGCGATGTCTATGAAGTGGTCAGCAAGAGCCTGGTTGATTGA
- a CDS encoding DUF1329 domain-containing protein encodes MLKKHTLIGAAIALVLSAGSAFAAVSPAEAAKLGASLTPFGAEKAGNAAGTIPEWTGGITSVPAGYTTPGQHHVDPFAGDKPLFTITKANLEQYKNNLTPGQIAMFNTYPNSYQMPVYQTRRSGSAPQWVYDNTLKNATTAKLLDGGNGFSDAYGGIPFPIPQNGVEALWNHIARYRGTYIVRRASEVAVQRNGSYSLVTSQQEAMFKFYNPKGTAADLNNIMFYYLSFTKSPARLAGGAVLVHETLDQVKEPRQAWGYNAGQRRVRRAPNLAYDTPIAAADGLRTADDTDMINGSPDRYDWKLVGKKEIYIPYNSYKVTSPQVKYKDLLQVGHLNPAFTRNELHRVWVVEGTLKSGSRHIYSKRTLFLDEDSWQAAVVDQYDGRGELWRVSIAYLKNYYDLPTTWSALDSFHDLQARRYHVQNLDNEEPSTIDFSQAVPDDGYFKPAALRRRGTR; translated from the coding sequence ATGCTGAAAAAGCACACGCTGATAGGTGCCGCCATTGCGCTGGTGCTGTCCGCTGGTAGCGCGTTCGCTGCAGTTTCACCTGCGGAGGCGGCTAAATTGGGTGCAAGCCTCACCCCATTTGGTGCCGAGAAAGCCGGCAACGCGGCGGGCACCATTCCTGAGTGGACCGGTGGTATTACTAGCGTTCCGGCGGGTTACACCACGCCAGGTCAGCACCATGTAGACCCTTTTGCCGGTGACAAGCCGTTGTTCACCATCACCAAGGCTAACTTGGAGCAGTACAAAAACAACCTGACTCCAGGTCAGATTGCGATGTTCAACACCTACCCGAACAGCTACCAGATGCCGGTCTACCAGACACGCCGCTCCGGTTCTGCGCCGCAGTGGGTGTATGACAACACCTTGAAGAACGCCACCACTGCCAAGCTGCTTGACGGCGGTAACGGCTTCTCCGATGCCTACGGCGGCATCCCGTTCCCAATTCCGCAAAATGGCGTTGAAGCGCTGTGGAACCACATCGCGCGCTATCGCGGTACCTACATCGTGCGTCGCGCGTCCGAAGTGGCCGTGCAGCGTAACGGCAGTTACTCCCTGGTGACCTCGCAGCAGGAAGCCATGTTCAAGTTCTACAACCCGAAAGGGACTGCAGCCGACTTGAACAACATCATGTTCTATTACCTGTCGTTCACCAAAAGCCCGGCGCGTCTGGCTGGCGGTGCGGTATTGGTACACGAAACGTTGGATCAGGTAAAAGAGCCGCGTCAGGCATGGGGCTATAACGCCGGTCAGCGTCGTGTGCGTCGCGCGCCGAACTTGGCCTATGACACCCCGATCGCCGCAGCTGACGGCCTGCGTACTGCAGACGACACCGACATGATCAACGGCTCGCCAGATCGTTATGACTGGAAACTGGTGGGTAAGAAGGAAATCTACATTCCTTACAACAGCTACAAAGTCACCAGTCCGCAGGTGAAGTACAAGGATTTGCTGCAAGTCGGTCACCTTAATCCAGCGTTTACGCGCAACGAACTGCATCGTGTTTGGGTGGTTGAAGGCACGCTCAAGTCAGGCTCGCGTCACATCTACTCCAAGCGCACCCTGTTTCTCGACGAAGACAGCTGGCAAGCTGCAGTGGTTGATCAGTACGACGGTCGCGGCGAGCTGTGGCGCGTCTCGATTGCCTACCTGAAGAACTACTACGACCTGCCGACCACGTGGTCTGCGCTGGACAGCTTCCATGATCTGCAGGCCCGTCGTTACCACGTACAGAACCTGGATAACGAAGAGCCAAGCACCATTGATTTCAGTCAAGCAGTGCCGGATGACGGCTACTTCAAACCTGCTGCGCTGCGTCGCCGCGGTACGCGTTAA
- a CDS encoding DUF1302 domain-containing protein, translating to MEIKSRKPVLRFAPAKAGFAFVGLLPLIVAMHAQAVEFSFADNEITGSIDSTVSYGQLWRVQGQDKTNNDINTNDGNRNFDTGLVSEVFKITTDMEARYQNYGVFVRGTAFYDTQIMDKRNDYLSQNNPSQPSQNTPNDSSFTYETRHKAGRGAQILDAYVYGNWDVADMPVSGRFGKQVFNWGEGLFYRGGINTTNPVDAAKFRLPGAELKEVLVPVEALSFNVGLTDNLSMEAFYQFNWKESAIDPVGTYFSETDLFADGGNTAYSTQTALLPVGNLYKGLSAVNVGGLVGGRSVDSSGNIQVAKIGSDINAKNDGQYGFNFKYIAEELNSTEFGAYFVNYHSKEPTIAADLGSYAGLNLADIQAGATPGIKQSVAASQNITVAQLEGAIALAPTGALATAYRNALSSAVGGVATIDVANQVNARREYAEDIRMYGLSFNTTVGNASVFGELAYRPNLPIGVATTNDLLGDLLGQAAPLASGRAVNIGGQQVSLGDVIHNVERVEAYNTTLGTIYNFGPTAGFDSLFGVFELGSEHLRGSDLKYTTKDGAIRYYSGRGNNSYVSGADRNDQVNKNAYGYTMVLSGTWNDVYAGVNVSPYAVYKDDFEGNSYQTGNFIEGRKAYTLGVKASYLNSLEAELAYTEFFGGGQNNGSRDRDNVGVNVKYSF from the coding sequence ATGGAAATTAAGTCCCGCAAGCCCGTATTGCGTTTTGCACCTGCCAAAGCAGGCTTCGCCTTTGTCGGCCTCCTTCCGCTGATTGTGGCGATGCATGCGCAAGCGGTTGAATTCAGCTTCGCCGACAATGAAATCACCGGCTCCATCGACTCCACCGTGTCCTACGGCCAACTCTGGCGTGTGCAGGGTCAGGACAAGACTAACAACGACATCAACACCAATGACGGTAACCGTAACTTCGACACCGGCCTTGTTTCCGAAGTGTTCAAAATCACTACGGATATGGAAGCGCGCTATCAGAACTACGGCGTGTTTGTCCGTGGTACGGCCTTCTATGACACCCAGATCATGGATAAGCGCAACGACTATCTGAGCCAGAATAATCCCTCGCAGCCGAGCCAAAACACGCCGAACGATTCAAGTTTCACCTATGAGACTCGCCACAAGGCCGGCCGCGGTGCGCAAATTCTCGATGCCTATGTATATGGCAATTGGGATGTTGCTGATATGCCAGTTTCCGGGCGTTTCGGTAAGCAGGTGTTTAACTGGGGTGAAGGCTTGTTCTACCGTGGTGGTATCAATACCACCAACCCGGTAGATGCTGCCAAGTTCCGCCTGCCAGGTGCTGAGCTGAAAGAAGTGCTGGTACCGGTTGAGGCCCTAAGCTTCAACGTAGGCCTGACCGATAACCTTTCAATGGAAGCTTTCTACCAGTTCAACTGGAAAGAGTCGGCTATCGACCCGGTCGGCACTTACTTCTCGGAGACTGACTTGTTTGCTGACGGTGGTAACACTGCTTACTCAACCCAAACTGCTCTCCTACCAGTCGGTAATTTATATAAAGGCTTAAGTGCAGTTAACGTTGGTGGCTTGGTTGGTGGCCGTAGTGTAGATTCTAGCGGGAACATACAGGTTGCAAAAATCGGCTCTGATATCAACGCAAAGAATGATGGTCAGTATGGATTCAATTTTAAATATATTGCCGAAGAGCTTAATTCCACCGAATTCGGAGCTTATTTTGTTAATTATCACTCCAAAGAACCTACGATCGCTGCAGACCTAGGTAGCTATGCGGGGTTAAATCTTGCTGATATACAAGCAGGTGCGACTCCTGGAATTAAGCAGTCGGTCGCAGCTAGTCAGAATATTACTGTTGCACAGCTAGAAGGTGCTATCGCATTAGCTCCTACTGGTGCTCTTGCTACTGCCTACCGTAACGCTTTGAGCAGTGCGGTTGGTGGTGTTGCTACTATTGACGTTGCTAACCAAGTTAATGCACGTCGTGAATACGCTGAAGATATCCGTATGTACGGTTTAAGTTTCAACACAACCGTTGGTAACGCTTCGGTGTTTGGTGAGCTGGCTTACCGCCCAAATCTGCCAATAGGTGTTGCGACCACTAATGACCTATTAGGCGATTTGTTGGGGCAGGCGGCCCCGCTTGCCAGTGGCCGCGCCGTAAATATTGGAGGTCAACAAGTTAGTCTCGGGGATGTAATCCATAACGTTGAGCGTGTTGAGGCCTACAACACTACGTTAGGTACCATCTACAATTTTGGCCCAACCGCTGGTTTCGACTCACTGTTCGGTGTGTTTGAGCTTGGCTCCGAGCACCTTCGCGGTTCAGACCTGAAGTACACAACCAAGGACGGCGCTATCCGTTACTACTCCGGTCGCGGCAATAATTCTTATGTCAGTGGTGCCGACCGTAATGATCAGGTCAATAAGAATGCCTATGGTTACACCATGGTGTTATCCGGTACTTGGAATGATGTTTACGCCGGTGTGAACGTTTCTCCGTACGCCGTCTATAAGGATGACTTCGAAGGTAACTCCTACCAGACCGGTAACTTTATTGAAGGTCGCAAGGCTTATACCCTCGGTGTGAAAGCCAGCTACCTGAATAGCCTGGAAGCTGAATTGGCATACACCGAGTTCTTCGGGGGTGGTCAGAATAACGGCAGCCGCGACCGCGATAACGTTGGTGTCAACGTTAAGTATTCCTTCTAA
- a CDS encoding YCF48-related protein has translation MSEPVKRRTQAGCVVASSRTSAFRHSPIAKALSLCGVLSMLMLASTPLQAASEEGNNFSVMSAKAQHSLLLDVASVGKRLVTVGDRGHILTSDDNGASWLQAKVPTKQMLTAVFFVDDSHGWAVGHDAQILASTDGGATWVKQFEDLEREEGAPFLDVWFKDRNNGYVVGAYGALLETTDGGASWADIGERMGNEDLFHLNAIVEVKDSGLFVVGEQGVMFRSPDWGQTWETLEGPYEGSLFGALGTDEAGALLVYGLRGHLFRSADFGSTWQAISLNNANNDPLEFGLADGNRLADGSIVVVGHGGTVLKSTDNGRTFSVTNRADRLSLAGVAAMENGNLILVGQGGVHAAAPTGADLGQQQ, from the coding sequence ATGAGTGAGCCCGTTAAGCGGCGCACCCAAGCCGGTTGTGTTGTGGCTTCGTCCCGCACTTCGGCGTTCCGCCACTCGCCGATAGCCAAAGCGCTGTCGTTGTGCGGTGTGCTGTCCATGCTGATGCTTGCCAGTACTCCACTGCAAGCTGCCAGTGAAGAGGGTAATAATTTCTCGGTGATGTCTGCCAAGGCCCAACACAGCTTGCTGCTGGATGTTGCCAGTGTTGGCAAGCGTTTGGTTACCGTAGGTGATCGTGGGCACATCCTCACCTCTGACGACAATGGCGCGAGCTGGTTGCAGGCTAAGGTACCGACCAAGCAAATGCTGACGGCCGTATTCTTTGTCGATGACAGCCATGGCTGGGCGGTTGGTCATGATGCGCAGATTCTTGCCAGTACCGACGGTGGCGCTACTTGGGTCAAGCAGTTCGAGGACCTTGAGCGTGAAGAGGGTGCTCCGTTTCTTGACGTCTGGTTTAAAGATCGCAACAACGGCTATGTCGTTGGCGCCTACGGTGCTCTCTTGGAAACCACTGACGGTGGTGCCAGTTGGGCTGATATTGGCGAGCGCATGGGCAACGAGGATCTTTTCCACCTCAACGCTATCGTCGAGGTTAAAGATTCCGGCCTATTTGTCGTCGGCGAGCAGGGCGTGATGTTCCGTTCCCCGGACTGGGGGCAGACCTGGGAAACCTTGGAAGGCCCTTATGAGGGTTCGCTGTTCGGGGCATTGGGCACTGACGAAGCGGGTGCCCTGTTGGTTTACGGCCTGCGTGGCCATCTGTTCCGCTCGGCGGACTTCGGCTCAACCTGGCAGGCTATTAGCCTAAACAATGCCAACAATGACCCTCTGGAATTTGGACTGGCTGACGGCAATCGTTTGGCTGACGGTTCTATTGTGGTGGTTGGGCATGGTGGCACTGTGCTCAAGAGCACCGATAATGGCCGCACGTTCAGTGTGACCAACCGTGCCGACCGGCTATCGCTGGCCGGCGTTGCAGCAATGGAAAACGGCAATCTGATTCTGGTAGGGCAGGGTGGTGTTCACGCTGCTGCGCCTACGGGCGCCGATCTGGGCCAACAACAATAA
- the moaB gene encoding molybdenum cofactor biosynthesis protein B: MNPKAEAHFVPLNIAVLTVSDTRSLETDTSGQLFVDRLHSAGHQLTARVLLKDDLYKIRAQVATWIAEDQVQVVLITGGTGFTGRDSTPEAVACLLDKQVDGFGELFRQISMVDIGTSTVQSRALAGMANGTLVCCLPGSTNACRTAWDGILGEQLDNRHRPCNFVPHLKAVAACESRG; the protein is encoded by the coding sequence ATGAACCCTAAGGCCGAGGCACATTTTGTGCCCTTGAATATTGCGGTATTGACCGTCAGTGATACCCGCAGCCTGGAAACTGATACCTCCGGCCAACTGTTTGTTGACCGCCTGCACTCTGCCGGTCATCAGCTTACCGCACGGGTATTACTTAAGGACGATCTGTACAAAATTCGCGCTCAGGTAGCCACCTGGATCGCTGAGGATCAGGTGCAAGTGGTGTTGATCACCGGAGGCACTGGCTTTACTGGACGTGACAGTACCCCCGAGGCCGTGGCCTGTTTGCTGGATAAGCAGGTCGATGGTTTCGGCGAGCTGTTCCGGCAGATTTCCATGGTCGATATTGGTACCTCCACCGTGCAATCACGTGCCTTGGCCGGTATGGCTAATGGCACGCTGGTCTGTTGCCTGCCGGGTTCGACCAATGCCTGCCGTACCGCTTGGGATGGCATCCTCGGCGAGCAACTAGATAACCGCCACCGCCCGTGCAATTTTGTTCCGCATTTAAAAGCGGTGGCTGCCTGCGAGAGCCGTGGATGA